The following proteins come from a genomic window of Notamacropus eugenii isolate mMacEug1 chromosome X, mMacEug1.pri_v2, whole genome shotgun sequence:
- the LOC140516303 gene encoding mortality factor 4-like protein 1: MAHEAPCGRSQSSAPIPQEVGGASTSGPLSSPPEEVPQDPLGNWDYEWIPQNRVLRYSQDQLNQDRNKAVRLSAARKEQEQAALRGRRSRTSRGHRHHDPGEGSTSGRMTPPPPKRSRSGRVRRESGSRGASCRAAAEDPQQDATPGRCEVQVDPPMSLRPMLILDWDMVTLRKMLCNLPAKVSADAILYEYASFPLKHRTRDQSCAVWGLVAVLKEYFNVLLSPQLLYDFERPQYDELVVSYPSSQMCELYGGIHLLRLFEHLGPMLTCTTLDDSSMNVLLSHLQDFLDYLAHNSSLLFFDTSDYEPASEEHLKLVA, encoded by the coding sequence ATGGCTCACGAGGCCCCCTGTGGGAGAAGTCAGAGCAGTGCACCCATTCCCCAGGAAGTGGGGGGAGCCAGCACCAGTGGCCCACTATCCTCCCCTCCCGAAGAAGTCCCCCAAGACCCGCTAGGCAACTGGGACTACGAGTGGATCCCCCAGAATCGGGTGCTCCGCTACTCTCAGGACCAGTTGAACCAGGATAGGAACAAAGCTGTCCGCTTGTCCGCTGCCAGGAAAGAGCAGGAACAGGCTGCCCTCAGGGGCAGACGCTCCCGCACTAGTCGTGGTCACCGCCACCACGACCCAGGTGAAGGGAGCACCTCTGGAAGGATGACACCGCCACCGCCCAAGCGAAGCCGCTCTGGAAGGGTGCGACGAGAGTCCGGATCACGGGGAGCGAGCTGCCGAGCTGCTGCTGAGGATCCCCAACAGGATGCCACCCCAGGCAGATGTGAAGTCCAGGTCGACCCGCCCATGTCCCTGAGACCCATGCTCATTCTAGACTGGGACATGGTGACCCTCAGGAAGATGCTCTGCAACCTGCCAGCCAAGGTCAGCGCCGATGCCATCCTCTATGAATATGCCAGCTTCCCTCTGAAGCACCGCACCAGAGATCAAAGCTGCGCTGTCTGGGGCCTGGTGGCTGTGCTCAAGGAATACTTTAATGTACTCCTAAGCCCCCAGCTGCTTTATGATTTCGAGAGGCCACAGTATGATGAATTGGTGGTCAGCTACCCTTCAAGCCAGATGTGCGAGCTCTATGGAGGTATCCACCTGTTGCGCCTCTTTGAGCATCTGGGCCCAATGCTCACCTGCACTACTCTGGATGACAGCAGCATGAATGTGCTGCTGAGCCATTTGCAAGATTTCCTAGATTATCTGGCCCACAACTCTTCTCTGCTGTTTTTTGATACCAGCGACTACGAGCCAGCCTCTGAGGAGCACCTGAAATTAGTTGCATAA